The following coding sequences lie in one Synergistota bacterium genomic window:
- a CDS encoding TRAP transporter substrate-binding protein has product MKRHIVWFSLLMVLLTLSFAYAQTTIKAGTPFPKGHIITEAMENFKAIVEEQTKGKIKVELEIQKDSEEGVNEKCAKGEVDMQFTGGRALEVFAPQYFFMNAPFVLKDHEHFYRIMKGPIGEKAKAQILEKGNMYTLGYLYRGYRQMTSNKPILGLKDLEGLKLRLPVVPTWVKVWEALGTKPVQVPLPGLYQALKDGTAEASEGDLTQISGYKLYEVQKYLTITNHLVSFGWVHMYKPTFDKLSPEEQKLFNEAAEKACKAATEKLLANENKILKDLLENGMTVIYLDGKTMTQIREKAKPAVEELFKTTWPVTTWEEVLKQ; this is encoded by the coding sequence ATGAAGAGGCACATAGTGTGGTTTTCTCTGCTCATGGTACTTCTAACACTAAGCTTTGCCTATGCCCAAACAACTATAAAGGCTGGTACTCCCTTCCCTAAAGGACACATAATTACCGAGGCTATGGAAAATTTCAAAGCTATTGTCGAAGAGCAAACCAAAGGAAAGATCAAGGTAGAGCTCGAGATTCAAAAGGACTCTGAAGAGGGAGTAAACGAGAAATGCGCCAAAGGAGAAGTGGACATGCAATTCACCGGTGGCAGAGCTCTTGAAGTCTTTGCACCACAGTATTTCTTCATGAACGCGCCTTTTGTTCTTAAAGATCACGAACACTTTTACAGAATCATGAAAGGACCTATCGGAGAGAAAGCAAAAGCCCAAATATTAGAGAAAGGAAATATGTATACGCTTGGTTATCTTTACAGAGGATATAGGCAAATGACCTCTAACAAGCCCATACTAGGGCTAAAAGATCTTGAAGGCCTAAAGCTAAGACTACCTGTAGTTCCTACGTGGGTTAAAGTCTGGGAAGCTCTTGGAACAAAACCTGTACAGGTTCCTCTACCGGGATTATATCAAGCTCTAAAGGATGGAACCGCCGAAGCTTCTGAAGGAGACCTTACCCAGATATCAGGTTATAAGCTATATGAAGTCCAAAAGTATTTAACAATAACCAACCACCTAGTATCCTTTGGTTGGGTACACATGTATAAACCTACCTTTGACAAGCTATCTCCAGAGGAACAAAAGCTATTTAACGAAGCAGCAGAGAAAGCCTGCAAAGCCGCTACAGAAAAGCTACTTGCAAACGAAAATAAAATCCTTAAGGACTTACTCGAAAACGGGATGACAGTAATATACCTTGATGGGAAAACTATGACACAGATAAGAGAAAAGGCCAAACCTGCGGTAGAAGAGTTATTTAAGACCACATGGCCTGTTACAACTTGGGAAGAGGTATTAAAGCAGTAA
- a CDS encoding sodium-dependent transporter — translation MSNARGSWTSRVGFIMAAAGSAIGLGNIWKFPYLTGKNGGFAFLIVYLAIVFTMGISVMLAEVVVGKAAQRNPVGAFAKLGGGLWPLVGFMGLVAGFIILSFYSVVAGWTIAYMIKAPTGLLASTDPKVLGDIFGKFVSDPVEPLIYHAIFMALTILIVAAGIEKGIEKWCKLLIPGLVVILGVLIIRAVTLPGALKGILFYLSPDFSKINAKVVNAALGQAFFSLSLGMGCIMTYASYFPREENAPKSVIWVTFMDTLVAFLAGLVVMPAVFAFGFDPAAGPGLTFITLPAVFAKMPLGALWAVLFFLLLFFAAITSSISILEVIVAYFVDEMGMSRKKAATIFGIIIFFIGIPSSLSLGKWSGFTIMGKVFLDFMDYLASNIMLPLGGIFISLFVGWVFWKRALIEATSEGRYTLAWAPLWKVVCRYFAPLAIAWILISGL, via the coding sequence ATAGGTCTTGGTAACATCTGGAAGTTCCCTTATCTGACTGGTAAAAACGGAGGGTTCGCCTTTTTAATAGTTTATCTTGCGATTGTTTTTACCATGGGTATAAGTGTTATGCTTGCTGAGGTCGTTGTAGGTAAGGCTGCTCAAAGAAATCCTGTTGGAGCTTTTGCAAAATTGGGAGGAGGTCTCTGGCCGCTTGTTGGATTCATGGGGTTGGTTGCAGGTTTCATAATCCTCTCATTTTATAGTGTAGTAGCTGGATGGACCATAGCTTATATGATTAAAGCTCCTACAGGGCTTTTGGCATCTACGGATCCTAAGGTTCTTGGTGATATATTCGGTAAGTTTGTTAGCGACCCTGTGGAACCGCTTATATACCACGCAATATTTATGGCTTTAACTATTCTTATAGTAGCCGCTGGAATAGAAAAGGGAATAGAGAAATGGTGCAAGCTGCTTATACCAGGCCTAGTTGTTATACTTGGAGTTTTAATAATTAGAGCTGTTACTTTGCCAGGTGCTTTAAAGGGGATCTTATTTTATCTATCCCCTGATTTCTCTAAGATAAATGCAAAGGTTGTGAATGCCGCATTGGGGCAGGCTTTCTTCTCTCTATCCTTGGGGATGGGATGTATAATGACCTATGCTTCTTATTTTCCAAGGGAGGAAAATGCACCTAAATCTGTAATATGGGTTACTTTTATGGATACTCTCGTTGCCTTTCTGGCAGGTTTAGTAGTTATGCCAGCCGTTTTTGCTTTCGGTTTTGATCCTGCTGCTGGGCCTGGGCTGACGTTTATAACGCTCCCTGCGGTTTTTGCTAAAATGCCTCTTGGTGCTTTATGGGCGGTGCTCTTTTTCTTACTTCTTTTCTTTGCAGCAATAACTTCTTCCATATCTATTCTTGAAGTTATAGTAGCGTATTTCGTTGATGAGATGGGAATGTCAAGGAAAAAGGCTGCTACCATATTTGGCATTATCATATTCTTTATTGGAATTCCTTCTTCCCTTTCTTTAGGTAAATGGAGTGGATTTACCATTATGGGTAAGGTTTTCCTTGACTTCATGGATTATCTTGCTTCTAATATAATGCTTCCTCTTGGTGGGATATTTATATCGCTCTTTGTTGGATGGGTTTTTTGGAAGAGGGCCTTGATCGAGGCTACAAGCGAAGGTCGCTACACTCTAGCTTGGGCTCCTTTATGGAAGGTGGTTTGTCGCTACTTTGCTCCTTTAGCTATAGCTTGGATACTAATAAGCGGGCTTTAG
- a CDS encoding M24 family metallopeptidase has translation MGRKEEVKVKLERVRRFLRENNLSAMLIKKQPNFSWITAGGVNFVGMTTETGVTSVLVTEKEAFVIANRIESKRMREEEVGEIGFEVLEYEWYEDKEMEIVKKITGNRNIGCDIPLSETQFVEGTFKKLRYELTEEEIERYKYLGEKLSKIVEEVLMYEVKPGQTEIEVAGEISAKLWKEGIEPTAFMISSDDRVRNYRHPISKNKRIEKLLMASVNARYKGLYTTITRMAYFGEPPAALKKQYQDNVEIECIMIAKTRIGEEMRVPVLSAIEEYEKRGYKDEWKLHHQGGAMGYYPREIRVTPSTAEKILKNQAFCWNPSISGTKSEDGFIVTEKGPIMITKPVIFPKLSIEVEGITLIKPDMLIIT, from the coding sequence ATGGGAAGAAAGGAAGAAGTAAAAGTAAAATTAGAAAGGGTAAGAAGATTTTTAAGAGAAAATAATCTTTCTGCAATGTTAATTAAGAAGCAACCAAACTTCTCATGGATCACTGCGGGTGGGGTTAACTTCGTAGGCATGACCACAGAAACTGGAGTAACATCAGTATTAGTGACAGAGAAAGAGGCTTTCGTAATAGCTAACAGGATCGAGTCAAAAAGAATGAGAGAAGAAGAGGTTGGAGAAATAGGATTTGAAGTATTGGAATACGAATGGTATGAAGATAAAGAGATGGAAATTGTCAAAAAGATAACAGGAAACAGAAATATTGGTTGCGACATCCCTCTTTCCGAAACCCAATTCGTGGAGGGCACATTTAAAAAACTAAGGTATGAACTAACTGAAGAAGAAATAGAAAGGTATAAATACTTGGGGGAGAAACTATCAAAAATAGTAGAAGAAGTTTTAATGTATGAAGTTAAACCAGGTCAAACAGAAATAGAGGTAGCTGGGGAAATATCTGCAAAACTATGGAAAGAGGGAATAGAGCCAACAGCTTTCATGATTTCCTCAGATGATAGGGTCAGAAACTATAGACACCCTATATCTAAAAACAAAAGGATTGAAAAGCTTCTTATGGCATCAGTTAATGCACGATACAAAGGTTTATATACAACGATAACAAGGATGGCATATTTTGGAGAACCCCCAGCTGCTCTTAAGAAACAATATCAAGATAATGTAGAAATCGAATGCATAATGATAGCGAAAACAAGGATAGGAGAAGAGATGAGAGTTCCTGTCCTTTCTGCTATAGAGGAATATGAAAAGCGAGGTTACAAGGATGAATGGAAACTCCATCACCAGGGTGGAGCTATGGGATACTATCCACGAGAAATAAGAGTAACTCCATCCACCGCTGAGAAAATACTTAAAAACCAGGCCTTCTGCTGGAATCCATCTATATCGGGGACCAAATCAGAAGATGGCTTTATAGTAACCGAGAAAGGACCTATTATGATCACAAAACCGGTCATCTTTCCTAAACTAAGCATAGAAGTGGAAGGCATAACCCTTATTAAACCTGACATGTTAATCATTACCTAA
- a CDS encoding Gfo/Idh/MocA family oxidoreductase yields the protein MEKVKVGIVGAGFIARIHMAAYREIEPFVQIEGICSGRKENAERFAREFGIPRVFNNFEELCASPEIEIVDVCTPTSLHDDVIICAAENKKHVICEKPLTGYFGEDSDKKLIGMEVPKSHMYKKVLEKIEKIERKIKENGVKLMYGENLVYAPSIEKMKKMIKVSSSPILEIRAECSHSGSIASYAKAWRTSGGGSLMRLGSHPVAVVLHLKHFEGLQRNGRPIRAKAVWGEIGNLTKTPEFIKEEKHYVATAWEDVEDWSVLIIDFEDGTKGIVFSNDVSLGGLKNWVQVSLSKGMIYANINPNNMMLAYAPESTIWKDEYIAEKIETKGGWNFPSPDDFWTRGFPQELKDFVLSAKENREPISGFELAKETAKVIYAGYYSSEEGKKIEIL from the coding sequence ATGGAAAAGGTAAAAGTGGGCATTGTAGGTGCAGGCTTTATAGCCAGAATACATATGGCTGCCTATAGAGAAATAGAACCTTTCGTACAGATCGAAGGAATATGCTCAGGTAGGAAGGAAAACGCAGAGAGATTTGCAAGAGAGTTTGGCATACCTAGAGTATTTAATAATTTTGAAGAACTTTGCGCCTCACCAGAAATTGAGATAGTAGATGTCTGTACTCCAACAAGTTTACATGATGACGTTATAATATGTGCCGCTGAGAATAAAAAACACGTAATATGTGAAAAACCACTGACAGGATACTTTGGAGAAGACAGCGATAAAAAGCTTATAGGCATGGAAGTACCTAAAAGCCATATGTATAAGAAGGTATTAGAAAAAATTGAAAAGATTGAAAGAAAGATAAAGGAAAACGGGGTCAAACTTATGTATGGAGAAAACCTAGTTTACGCCCCTTCAATCGAAAAGATGAAAAAGATGATAAAGGTATCTTCTTCCCCCATATTAGAGATAAGGGCCGAATGTAGCCACTCAGGCTCAATAGCAAGCTATGCAAAGGCTTGGAGAACCTCTGGTGGCGGAAGCCTAATGAGGCTCGGTTCCCACCCAGTAGCTGTGGTTTTACACCTTAAACATTTTGAAGGGCTACAGAGAAATGGAAGGCCTATAAGAGCAAAAGCGGTTTGGGGAGAAATAGGAAATCTAACGAAGACGCCAGAGTTCATTAAAGAAGAAAAACACTATGTAGCTACTGCATGGGAAGATGTAGAGGATTGGTCAGTTTTAATAATAGACTTTGAAGACGGAACCAAAGGAATAGTTTTCTCAAACGATGTGAGCTTAGGAGGGCTTAAGAACTGGGTTCAAGTTAGCTTATCTAAGGGTATGATTTATGCCAATATTAACCCAAACAATATGATGTTAGCTTACGCTCCTGAAAGCACTATATGGAAAGATGAATACATAGCGGAAAAGATAGAAACGAAGGGAGGCTGGAACTTCCCATCCCCTGATGACTTCTGGACAAGAGGCTTCCCTCAGGAGCTAAAAGATTTCGTACTTTCAGCCAAAGAAAATAGAGAGCCTATATCAGGTTTCGAGCTTGCCAAGGAAACCGCAAAGGTTATATATGCAGGCTACTACTCAAGCGAGGAGGGCAAGAAGATAGAGATCCTATAA